A DNA window from Aspergillus nidulans FGSC A4 chromosome I contains the following coding sequences:
- a CDS encoding putative iron-regulated transporter (transcript_id=CADANIAT00007643), with amino-acid sequence MESEPLVPHEAPSSSPASNRVLLRLYTSHFLSTWNSRMFEFGAVVFLASIFPGTLLYASVYALVRSLFAVLFSSWLGSLVDRTDRLSAIRHSIIWQRIPVAVSCVCLGLLLRSPPGHLSRLLFIALVLLAGVEKLAATVNTVSVERDWAVVISETLLVSRKDLNASMRRIDLFCKLVAPVVVSLMDGLLSTKVAIWAVLGVNVTVVLVEYFAIAGVYHSVPQLDRSHERQAADDEEDEQQPLEEHLAQNIFAQYIRRTVAPWREYVGQSVFLASFALSLLYLTVLSFGPTMVTFLLHSGFSSLDVSAMRIGAVLTEISGTWMAPLLMDRIGPIRSGLWFLNWQFGTLAAAVAAFAFASDRPRLVAGCLITGVALSRLGLWGFDLSVQFLVQENIDPSSRARFSATEMALQSVFEMISFATTIFFADPDQFKYPVYISYGAIALAAVCFAAYVRRERGHLIHTSKCMGDSRL; translated from the exons ATGGAATCCGAGCCACTGGTTCCCCACGAGGcaccatcttcttcgcccgCCAGCAACCGCGTCTTGCTCCGCCTCTACACTTCCCACTTTCTGTCGACATGGAACTCGCGCATGTTTGAGTTTGGCGCTGTCGTGTTCCTGGCATCGATATTCCCAGGAACTCTGCTCTACGCCTCGGTGTATGCTCTAGTGCGCTCGCTATTTGCAGTGCTATTCTCGTCATGGCTTGGGTCACTTGTCGATCGAACGGATCGATTATCTGCCATTAGACATTCCATCA TATGGCAACGTATTCCTGTCGCGGTTTCTTGCGTTTGTCTGGGACTGCTCCTGAGATCACCGCCTGGTCATCTGTCAAGGCTGCTGTTCATCGCGCTGGTTCTGCTTGCGGGCGTCGAGAAACTAGCTGCGACTGTCAATACTGTCtcagtagagagggactgG GCTGTTGTGATATCTGAAACATTGCTTGTTTCCAGGAAAG ATTTGAATGCGTCTATGAGACGAATCGATCTTTTTTGTAAGCTCGTCGCTCCCGTGGTGGTTTCACTGATGGATGGCTTGCTCTCCACCAAGGTGGCGATCTGGGCTGTCCTTGGAGTGAACGTTACGGTCGTTCTCGTTGAGTACTTTGCCATTGCAGGG GTATACCACTCTGTTCCTCAGTTAGATCGAAGCCATGAAAGACAGGCCgcggatgatgaagaggacgaacAACAGCCGCTTGAAGAACATCTTGCCCAGAATATATTCGCCCAGTACATCCGGAGGACCGTCGCACCGTGGCGGGAATATGTAGGCCAGTCAGTCTTTTTAGCTTCCTTCGCCTTGAGCCTCCTCTACCTTACTGTTCTGTCTTTCGGTCCTACTATGGTGACATTCCTGCTGCACTCCGGCTTTAGTTCGCTAGATGTCAGCGCCATGAGGATTGGAGCCGTCTTAACGGAGATATCAGGGACATGGATGGCCCCTTTGCTCATGGATCGTATCGGACCTATACGTTCAGGGCTGTGGTTCCTCAACTGGCAGTTCGGCACATTGGCCGCCGCAGTGGCTGCTTTTGCCTTTGCAAGCGACAGGCCTCGCCTAGTTGCGGGATGTCTCATTACAGGTGTAGCGCTGAGTCGGTTGGGATTATGGGGTTTCGATCTATCTGTGCAATTTCTGGTGCAGGAG AACATTGATCCGAGTAGCCGAGCTCGGTTCTCGGCGACAGAGATGGCACTGCAAAGTGTTTTTGAAATGATATCATTCGCGACGACAATTTTCTTTGCCGATCCTGATCAATTTAAGTATCCAGTTTATATCAGCTACGGGGCTATTGCTCTTGCTGCGGTGTGTTTTGCGGCCTATGTGCGCCGCGAGAGAGGCCATCTTATACACACATCTAAATGTATGGGAGACAGCAGGCTATAG
- a CDS encoding Zn(II)2Cys6 transcription factor (transcript_id=CADANIAT00007644): MEAPPKARGPGRSGPRRRTGCLTCRARKVRCDETKPTCANCTRLRLQCVYKSVIIPGMRIPRAQSARARSASSTTAAEASPESNDGVIGTGVRASENRHRRPQQVTPFPTFSPSGPSPDFNPPFDMLGFIGEITSDFQQKHHDLTNGETIVASSAAMQEIDGGHLFDQRHVAWDSGEVEMGSPGIGVVPDPTSPQGTIGIGVWEEQLLQHFRENEAPPTIFAPVDLEWRYVRDTIFAESNRSAPGCHAILLAVYCYSDMHLAWVDRKQPKMGPTYHAQASSEIQAFLLGDPNEVLLKRVLMSVLLLMLAEVCPSFSTPYSKRTKQDICAYIDRKQLISPETWRPAVPYLHTSYLLLRRFQPQIESWTGLAHFIASCVSLLDVKALIAGRDGEPLAELGDLTSENNTISTPTTSPPDSAEDDLFATTPPPAYIVTRTITSPAFTFFLATQQVTRRIIMIDLHHRSRGTVSDEFEVLQIAHAISADLESLWNKRPRILDLYELSSSQLTSPSKDGKASLLEVLAPPLAVRIVSTFRSYVANFLALFIYLHRVAFAIYPRTDRVYAAVDQIIRLAKEESSSLTSSSTNSNSNSHEPPSESGTEPIPISFLWPLFIAALEGSFEQRSWIANEIQRMASLAPPAHPNAGKALLLLKEMMRRQDASRTWADSKCVRRELFTDFFVMI, translated from the exons ATGGAG GCACCGCCCAAAGCCCGCGGACCCGGCCGTTCAGGGCCTCGCCGCCGCACAGGCTGCCTCACCTGTCGAGCTCGCAAAGTCCGCTGCGACGAGACGAAACCAACCTGCGCCAATTGCACTCGTCTGCGGTTGCAATGTGTCTACAAGAGTGTTATCATACCGGGAATGCGCATACCCCGGGCTCAGTCGGCACGCGCGAGGTCGGCATCAAGTACGACTGCGGCTGAAGCGTCGCCCGAGTCAAATGATGGGGTTATAGGGACCGGTGTCAGAGCGAGCGAGAATCGGCATCGCAGGCCTCAGCAAGTTACGCCGTTTCCAACCTTTAGTCCCAGTGGGCCATCTCCTGATTTCAACCCACCCTTTGACATGCTAGGATTCATTGGCGAAATCACCTCCGATTTTCAGCAAAAGCATCACGATCTCACGAACGGGGAAACTATTGTGGCCTCCTCGGCGGCTATGCAAGAGATAGACGGCGGCCACCTTTTCGACCAACGCCATGTTGCTTGGGATTCTGGGGAGGTGGAAATGGGTAGTCCTGGGATTGGGGTCGTACCCGACCCAACCTCGCCTCAGGGGACTATCGGAATAGGAGTCTGGGAGGAAcaactgctgcagcatttccGCGAGAACGAAGCACCACCTACAATATTCGCACCAGTCGACTTGGAGTGGAGATATGTGAGAGATACTATTTTCGCTGAGTCGAATCGGAGCGCACCCGGTTGTCATGCGATTCTGTTGGCTGTATACTGCTACTCAGACATGCATTTGGCGTGGGTAGACCGCAAACAACCGAAAATGGGTCCAACCTACCATGCTCAAGCGAGTTCCGAGATTCAGGCTTTTCTGCTGGGGGATCCAAATGAAGTATTGCTGAAGAGGGTGCTTATGagtgtgctgctgctgatgttggctGAGGTATGCCCGTCCTTTTCTACACCTTACTCCAAGAGAACAAAGCAGGACATATGCGCCTATATTGACAGAAAGCAGCTCATATCCCCCGAAACCTGGCGCCCAGCGGTCCCTTACCTACACACCTCTTACCTTCTCCTCCGACGCTTCCAACCGCAGATTGAATCCTGGACAGGTCTCGCGCATTTCATCGCGTCATGTGTTTCTCTCCTCGACGTCAAAGCACTGATCGCCGGACGAGACGGCGAGCCCCTCGCTGAATTAGGAGACCTCACCTCCGAAAACAATACCATCTCTACCCCTACTACCTCCCCCCCAGACTCAGCCGAGGATGATCTTTTTGCAACAACTCCACCCCCAGCATACATAGTAACCCGCACCATCACCTCGCCAGCCTTCACCTTTTTTCTCGCAACACAGCAAGTCACCCGGCGCATCATTATGATAGacctccaccaccgcagCCGAGGAACGGTATCCGACGAATTCGAAGTGCTACAGATCGCACATGCTATTTCCGCAGACCTCGAGAGTCTCTGGAACAAAAGGCCAAGAATACTGGACCTCTACGAGCTCTCCTCGTCACAATTGACATCTCCCAGCAAGGACGGGAAAGCGTCGCTGCTCGAAGTATTGGCACCACCACTCGCAGTGAGAATCGTCAGCACGTTTCGCTCCTATGTCGCGAATTTCCTGGCATTGTTTATATACCTTCACCGCGTGGCGTTCGCCATATATCCACGCACGGATAGGGTATATGCAGCCGTAGACCAGATTATTAGgctggcgaaggaggagagtTCTTCCCTTACCTCCAGTTCTACAAATAGCAACTCCAATAGCCATGAACCTCCCTCAGAATCCGGCACAGAACCAATCCCCATAAGCTTCCTCTGGCCGCTCTTCATCGCGGCCCTTGAAGGTTCATTCGAGCAGCGCAGTTGGATTGCGAACGAGATCCAGCGTATGGCATCATTAGCCCCCCCAGCTCATCCAAATGCAGGCAAGGCCCTTCTACTTCTTAAAGAGATGATGAGACGCCAGGATGCGTCGAGAACTTGGGCGGACTCGAAGTGTGTGCGGAGGGAGCTTTTTACGGATTTCTTTGTTATGATATAA
- a CDS encoding arylsulfatase (transcript_id=CADANIAT00007645), with protein sequence MAPVKRPNFLVIVADDLGFSDIGCYGSEIRTPNIDKLAQKGVRFTDFHAAAACSPTRAMIMTGTDHHIAGLGNLIEWTNISGQNGPKGSSTDTAPQRGMPGYEGYLNERVVALPEILRDAGYHTLMSGKWHLGLTPERSPYKRGFDRSLAHLPACSNHYAYEPQLRDQDETPTFLEASYIALHMEDDKYVRSLPEGWYSSNGYGDKMREYLVDWHKNKKEDEDKPFFAYLPFTAPHWPLQAPREYIDHYRGVYDDGPDALRLKRLASLKKLGMIREDVQPHPVVVDEGEGKPWEELTPEEKKLSCRAMEVFAGMVECIDANVGKIVDYLDSIGELDNTFVCFMSDNGAEGAAYEAYPLVQSGVLPHLLKYYNNSYENLGNGDSFIWYGPRWAQAATAPSRLYKAYTTEGGVRVPFLARFPSSTKTAPQASNGAITDQFATVMDLAPSILSMAGVAHPAPTYQGREVVSMRGKSFHAWATGASERIHEKDFIQGWETCGRAALRFGDWKIVYIPKPKGPERWQLYNLVEDPGEINDLAEKYPERLQKLLKLWDQYVLETGVIPLNPDLGDFLEATEAQMTENAWMEYDYWKAGARDDPGREKFMRKPPRFQRVVKQF encoded by the exons ATGGCTCCAGTCAAACGCCCAAACTTCcttgtcatcgtcgccgaTGATCTGGGCTTCTCCGACATAGGCTGCTACGGCAGCGAGATCCGCACGCCCAATATCGACAAACTCGCGCAGAAAGGTGTGCGGTTTACGGATTTCCATGCTGCGGCAGCTTGTTC CCCCACCCGGGCCATGATCATGACCGGTACCGACCACCATATCGCCGGTCTGGGCAACCTTATCGAATGGACCAACATTTCCGGACAGAATGGCCCCAAGGGGTCGAGTACAGACACTGCCCCGCAGCGCGGCATGCCGGGGTACGAGGGGTACCTGAATGAGCGAGTCGTTGCGCTGCCCGAGATCCTGCGCGACGCGGGTTATCACACCCTCATGTCGGGCAAATGGCATCTAGGTCTCACGCCGGAGCGCTCACCGTATAAGCGGGGATTCGATCGTTCTCTTGCCCATCTCCCCGCTTGCTCGAACCATTATGCGTACGAGCCGCAGCTCCGCGATCAAGATGAGACGCCAACTTTCCTTGAAGCTAGCTATATAGCGCTGCATATGGAAGACGACAAGTATGTCCGCAGTCTGCCGGAGGGGTGGTACTCCTCTAATGGGTATGGGGATAAAATGCGCGAGTATCTGGTCGACTggcacaagaacaagaaagaggacgaagacaaGCCCTTCTTCGCATACCTGCCCTTTACAGCGCCGCACTGGCCGCTGCAAGCACCCCGGGAATATATCGACCACTACCGCGGCGTGTACGACGACGGACCCGACGCACTACGTCTCAAACGCCTTGCAAGCCTCAAGAAACTTGGCATGATTCGGGAGGATGTACAGCCTCATCCCGTTGTCGTCGACGAAGGCGAAGGTAAACCCTGGGAAGAACTCACgccggaggaaaagaaactcTCCTGCCGCGCGATGGAAGTCTTTGCAGGGATGGTCGAGTGTATTGACGCCAACGTGGGCAAGATCGTCGATTACTTGGACAGCATCGGTGAGCTGGACAACACATTCGTCTGCTTTATGTCCGATAACGGCGCTGAAGGAGCTGCGTACGAGGCATATCCCCTCGTGCAGAGCGGTGTTCTTCCACACCTACTAAAATACTACAATAACAGCTACGAGAATCTCGGGAACGGGGATAGTTTCATTTGGTACGGGCCACGCTGGGCACAAGCTGCCACGGCGCCGAGCAGGTTGTACAAAGCGTACACAACGGAGGGGGGCGTTCGCGTTCCGTTTTTAGCACGGTTCCCTTCGTCAACGAAGACGGCTCCCCAGGCTTCTAATGGGGCAATCACAGATCAATTCGCAACGGTGATGGATCTAGCGCCCTCAATCCTCTCCATGGCGGGCGTCGCTCATCCTGCCCCAACATATCAAGGCCGCGAAGTCGTGTCTATGCGAGGAAAATCCTTCCACGCGTGGGCAACAGGTGCAAGCGAACGTATCCACGAGAAGGACTTTATCCAAGGTTGGGAGACCTGTGGACGTGCTGCCTTACGCTTCGGCGACTGGAAGATTGTGTACATTCCCAAGCCAAAGGGTCCGGAGCGGTGGCAGCTTTACAACCTCGTTGAAGACCCTGGTGAAATTAATGATTTAGCGGAGAAATATCCAGAACGGCTGCAGAAATTGCTCAAGCTCTGGGACCAGTACGTCCTGGAGACCGGGGTCATCCCTCTCAACCCGGATCTAGGTGACTTTTTGGAAGCCACCGAGGCGCAGATGACGGAGAATGCCTGGATGGAGTATGACTATTGGAAGGCGGGTGCGAGGGACGACCCAGGACGGGAGAAGTTCATGCGGAAGCCGCCGAGGTTTCAGAGGGTTGTAAAACAGTTCTAA